AGTCTAACGGCCTCGATGACCTCAGCCACCCTCACCTTCCTGTTAGGCTCCGGTCCCAGCGAGGTGCTGGCGGACATGTGCATTATCACGGGCACCTTCGCCTCCCTAAGTGACTTCATCATCCCCTTGTGGAGCACGACGCAGGTAGCCCCACCCTTGGCCACCTCGCTGACTATCCAGTTGATGTCAGTGAGCCCCTTTATAGGGCCGTCAGTCACTCCGTGGTCCATGGGGATGCAGAGCATCTTTCCATCCCTCATGATCCTCGATAACCTCACTTCCTTACCCCACATAGCTATCCAGGGTGCTTGAAGAATCGTGGATTAATCCGATGCGTGCAGTTGGAACTGTACGCGAACTCGCCGAAGATGGGGTAACCTTGAAAAGGATAAATCCGAGAGTTTCAGCGGTTCCCATGCTCATGATCAATAAGGTCGTGGAGCTGAGCCTCCTGTTGATGACCGCTTACTCTACCCTCAACTTACTGAGGTCCTCCGTAGGCATTTTGAGGCTTCCGAGAGCTGGGGGAGCTTATCGGGGGGGTTATCATCTCGGTGGTGATCCCGGCTAGGAACGAGGAAGGTAGACTGGGCGAGTGCCTGGAGTCCGTCCTACCACAGCTCAGCGAGTCCGATGAGCTCATAGTGGTGAACGATTGCAGTACCGATTCCACCGAGCTTGAAGCTCTGGAGAAGCTCGATGAGAGGTGCAAGCTCATTACCTTACTTCAGAAACCGGACGGATGGACTGGAAAATCTTGGGCTTGCTATCAGGGGTACCTCCATTCATCAGGAGATGTGATCGTCTTCATGGATGCTGATACTAGGCTGATAGGTAGTTTGAGGGAAGCTATATCCTTAATGAGGGACTACGATGCTGTATCGCAGGTCCCCAGGATTAGGTGCGGGAGCCTGGTCTGCGGGGCCGTCGAAGTAGCGCTCGTCTCACTGATAAGGCTCTTCTTCCCTTACTGGGGGAGCAGGGCTTGGCTCATGGGCGCTTTCATGATCTGGAGGAGGGAAGCTTACGAATCCGTGGGAACACATGCCTCAGTCAAGAGCAGCCTCGTGGAGGACGCAGACCTAGCCAGGCTGGCCCTTAAGATGGGGATGAAGGTTTCCTTCTTCCTTGGCGGAATCGCGGAGAGCTGCTGGGTCAATAGCTGGAAAGAGGCTTACGAGGTCATCAAAAGGATAAGCCTGGGCGCTAGCGCTGGAAGGCACGCTTCCTTCCTGGTTTTCCTGCTCCTGACTTACGCGAGCCTCACGATATACCTCTCACCGGTGATGGCTCTCCTAGGACATTTAGATCCCGCTATCGTATCCATTTACCTATTATCCGTGCTCTCTTACGCTTCCCTCTCCATCATAGAGGTCAGGGCTAACCCTTGCTCTTTCATCCTAGCCCCGCTGGCTCTCCCCCTGATAGGATTGGCCTTAATCCAAGCATCGGAGCAGCATAGGGTCGAGTGGAGGGGGAGGGTTTACTCAACCGCCGAAGAGGGCACCCAGTAGCAGCATGAATATATCTATGAGATCCCTCATGGAGAATATTCCCACGGGTCTTCCCTCATCATCAACTATCGGGAGGTGGGATACATCGTTTACCCTCATCCTCCTAGTGGCTTCCTCAAGAGAATCGGTGGGCTTACCAGTCACCGGGTTTTCACTCATTATCTCCATTATGCTCACGCCCTTCCCGATCAAGCCCTTGTAACCGGCGTATAACAAGTCCCTCTGAGTGACTATGCCCCTGAGCTTCCCCTCTCCATCAACCACCAGCACGCTACCTATCCTGTTCTCCCACATCAGCTTCACCGCATCGTCTATCGTAGCCGTATCGGGTAGGGATAAGGGGTTCCTGACCATGAAGTCCTCGAGCCTCAGGGGAGCCTTCCTCTTGGGCTTCCAAGCCATAATGTCGACCCGAGCGTGGAGGGGGTGCAAGGTAAAAAAGGCGATGGTCCCATTAATTAAGTTAAATGCTTAATAAATTTCAGAAGGTTTTGGGATGGTGTCGTGAAATCCTTATTAAAGGTGGCTTCGGGGAGCCAGGATGGGCCTTAAGAAGCGCATGAGTAGGAAGGTATTCCTAGTCCTTCTGATGGCGGTGATAATACTTCCCTACCTCCCATCCACCGCTGAGAGGAGCAAGGCCTTCCTCAAGGTGCCGGCCGTGTACCAATCCCCGGACGGTACGTTAGCCGGTACCCTGGGCAACCTCACGGTGGAGGTCGAGAAGGGGGAGGGTATCGTTTACTTCTCAGCTGAGCCCCTGACTCAGATAGATACCCAGGGAGCGGCCAGGACAGCTGCTCTAGTAGCCAGCTACATCCTGAACGTAGATCCAAGGTCCCTCAACTTCTACTACAGGCTGGAGTCGGGGAGCACCATAGTCGGAGGGCCTAGCGCTGGCGCAGCGATGACCGTGGCTACGGTAGCAGCTATCCTGGGGAAGCAGGTGAGGGGAGATACGATAATGACGGGCATGATAAACTTAGATGGGACGATAGGGCCTGTAGGGGGAATACCTCAGAAGCTACAAGCAGCGGCTGAGGCCGGAGCCAAGGTCTTCCTACTGCCGGCCGGTCAAGAGATAGTGGAGGAGGCCGTGCCTAAGCAAGTGAGAGTAGGGCCTCTCGTGATTACGACCGTCGAGAGGAGGAAGGTGAACGTGACCGAGCTGGGCGAGAAGCTGGGTATCAAGGTAGTGGAGGTCAGTAACGTGGACGAGGCCCTCGGATACATGCTCGGCCTGAGGGTGGAGAGGGCCCCTCCCAACAGACCTGAGCTACCCGAGGGGTTGAGGAAATCGCTGAGCGACTGGGTCGATGGCTACCTCAGGAGCGCGGGTGATATCAGGACGGAAGTTCGGTCCAAGCTTGATAAGCTAGGGACTCTCAGTAAGCGTGTCGTAAGCAACTTACTGAGCGATTCGGAGAACTACTCATCGACTGCAAGCAATGAGCTAGCTAAGGGGAATTACTATACTGCAGCAAGCTTAGCATTCAACTCAGTGGTTCAAGCGGAGTACGCTAGAGCTCTCCTGAACTACGCTCTTCAAGGGGAGAGCTCCGTAAACGAGATGATGGGGAGAGTGGACTCTAAGGTCAAGGAAGTCGGGGCTAAGGTGAACGCAACGAGGCCCCGGGACTTCAGCGAGGTAGAAGCCCTGATAGCAGCTAAAACTAGGTATTACGATGCGAGGGATGCGCTTAAGAGAGCAGCGGAGCTCATAGCGAAGGGATCCTACTTCGACTCGCTCGATTGGGGAGGGATACACTGGTTAGCTTACGCTTACTGGAGAGCGGACTCAGCTGCCAACTGGTTGGCCGTGCAGACCCAGGGCGAGAGGGCTGAGGTGGATGAGAGCAGGGTGAGGGAAGTGGCTTCGACAGTGCTTTATGAGGCCGAAAGCGTCATATCCTACTCGGAGAGCTTGCTTCAGGAGATAGGAGCTAGCTCCAACTTTCTCAATCAGGCTAACTCCTATATGAATGATGCCAGCTCAGCCTTTTCCTCTAAGGACTACTACGGGAGCATAGGATTATCCGCCAGTGCCCTAGCTTATGGGACGGCCTCCATACACGAGTGGTTCACCAGCGATCCCAATGCTGTTCTTAAGGCGGTAAAGGAGATATGTTACTCTTCCATAAACGATCTCCTCTCCAGGAACGTCGTCCCGGTCTTAGCTCTGAGCTACGCGGAGATGGCCTCAACGAGGGAGAGGGACGGCGATAAGTTAAGCGCCATCGCCTATTACGAGCTGTCATCAGCCCACGCTCACGTGATTTCCCTACTCCTAAGGCAGTCCGGCTCGAGAGTAGCTGAGGTGACGGAGCGTATTGAGGGCAGCGAGGGGACAGGAACCACTTCCACAGCGATCGTGACTCAGACGGTGAGGGAGATGGATTCCCAGAGGTTGGCTCTCTACGCAGGCGCGGCTTTCGTGATGGGCTTAATGTTCGGTCTGATATTGAGGAGAAGGAGTTGAGGGTCCTCAAAAACCTCTTGAGGTTCCTCTCTTAGACAATTACACATAAAGATAAAAAAAGGAAGGGGAGGATACTGCAGGGGGTTTACCTTGGAGGAGGGTCTCGTACTACCCACCTTGGTCATTCGACCTGGGAAGGAGCTCGTCATTTTCAAAATAGGAATAGAGAAGGACAGATTAGGGTTACTAGCCCAGGTCTCCAGCGAGTTCACGAATAGAGGTATGAGCATCTACAGTACTGTTGCTCAGGTCTCTCCGGAGGGTAAGGGAGTAGTTTTCATTAGCTCCGAGGCAAAGGGATCGGATGTCCTGGAGGAACTAAGGAGATCTCTAGAATCCATAGAGGGAGTAGGGAGGGTGGAGATAGAGACTTCAAGCACCAAGGGGCTTCTAATATCTTCCCTCTTCTTCCCGCTGACTAGAGCCGGGAGGAGGATCGTGTTAATGGTGGATGTGGCATTGAAATCGTTGATTGAGGAGCTCGCGAGGATAATGGGGAGGGATCCCGCTGATGCCGTGATCTTCAGAGTAGGTTACGAGCTAGGAATCGGGTTAGGGAGATCTCACCTCGCTATTGGGGAGAGAGTCGGACTGAGGGACCCTCTTGAGATCATCAAACATATATCAGCTCCACTCTTCACCTCATCAGGATATGGGTTGATGCGTATCGAGGAGCTACCCGAGAGGACCCTGAGGATAGTCGTGGAGGAGGGCATCGAAGCCTCCTTAAGGGGGGTGTCCGAGAGGCCCTCTTGCTTCTTAACCAAGGGTATGTGCAAAGGGGCTCTCGAGGCGATATTCGGTAAGAAGATCTCCATAGAGGAGGTGAATTGCAGGACAATTGGCCACGATTTCTGCGAGTTCATCGTGAACTATTGAAGGTTGAATACTACTAACTAGGGCGACCTATCCCGAAT
This is a stretch of genomic DNA from Candidatus Korarchaeum sp.. It encodes these proteins:
- a CDS encoding glycosyltransferase family 2 protein, translated to MVIPARNEEGRLGECLESVLPQLSESDELIVVNDCSTDSTELEALEKLDERCKLITLLQKPDGWTGKSWACYQGYLHSSGDVIVFMDADTRLIGSLREAISLMRDYDAVSQVPRIRCGSLVCGAVEVALVSLIRLFFPYWGSRAWLMGAFMIWRREAYESVGTHASVKSSLVEDADLARLALKMGMKVSFFLGGIAESCWVNSWKEAYEVIKRISLGASAGRHASFLVFLLLTYASLTIYLSPVMALLGHLDPAIVSIYLLSVLSYASLSIIEVRANPCSFILAPLALPLIGLALIQASEQHRVEWRGRVYSTAEEGTQ
- a CDS encoding CBS domain-containing protein; the protein is MAWKPKRKAPLRLEDFMVRNPLSLPDTATIDDAVKLMWENRIGSVLVVDGEGKLRGIVTQRDLLYAGYKGLIGKGVSIMEIMSENPVTGKPTDSLEEATRRMRVNDVSHLPIVDDEGRPVGIFSMRDLIDIFMLLLGALFGG
- a CDS encoding S16 family serine protease, whose amino-acid sequence is MGLKKRMSRKVFLVLLMAVIILPYLPSTAERSKAFLKVPAVYQSPDGTLAGTLGNLTVEVEKGEGIVYFSAEPLTQIDTQGAARTAALVASYILNVDPRSLNFYYRLESGSTIVGGPSAGAAMTVATVAAILGKQVRGDTIMTGMINLDGTIGPVGGIPQKLQAAAEAGAKVFLLPAGQEIVEEAVPKQVRVGPLVITTVERRKVNVTELGEKLGIKVVEVSNVDEALGYMLGLRVERAPPNRPELPEGLRKSLSDWVDGYLRSAGDIRTEVRSKLDKLGTLSKRVVSNLLSDSENYSSTASNELAKGNYYTAASLAFNSVVQAEYARALLNYALQGESSVNEMMGRVDSKVKEVGAKVNATRPRDFSEVEALIAAKTRYYDARDALKRAAELIAKGSYFDSLDWGGIHWLAYAYWRADSAANWLAVQTQGERAEVDESRVREVASTVLYEAESVISYSESLLQEIGASSNFLNQANSYMNDASSAFSSKDYYGSIGLSASALAYGTASIHEWFTSDPNAVLKAVKEICYSSINDLLSRNVVPVLALSYAEMASTRERDGDKLSAIAYYELSSAHAHVISLLLRQSGSRVAEVTERIEGSEGTGTTSTAIVTQTVREMDSQRLALYAGAAFVMGLMFGLILRRRS
- a CDS encoding V4R domain-containing protein codes for the protein MEEGLVLPTLVIRPGKELVIFKIGIEKDRLGLLAQVSSEFTNRGMSIYSTVAQVSPEGKGVVFISSEAKGSDVLEELRRSLESIEGVGRVEIETSSTKGLLISSLFFPLTRAGRRIVLMVDVALKSLIEELARIMGRDPADAVIFRVGYELGIGLGRSHLAIGERVGLRDPLEIIKHISAPLFTSSGYGLMRIEELPERTLRIVVEEGIEASLRGVSERPSCFLTKGMCKGALEAIFGKKISIEEVNCRTIGHDFCEFIVNY